TCCAGTAGGTAGAGGGGTACCACGCTGCTATCCTACGATATGGCTGTACGACAGTGCTCTGCGGCGGTATGCTGACCCGCAGGAAAACGGAGCTTTTCGGGCACAGGGAGCATGACGCGTTTGCTGGGGCAGCCAGGGCCGTTTGGTCCCGAACATAAGCGGTTGGTTTCCTTCCGTGGTGGCGGCTGCTTCAGCCCGCCTGGCGCCCTGCCGTCGATCTCGACTCGGGTAGGATGGCTGCGCGGGTGACATGAGCGCGAAGATGGCACTGCGGAGGTTCGCGCTCCGAACGGCTGCCGGGTATCGGGGGCGGGACCGGGCGGAGAGTTTCGCGCGTGATTTGATCGGGTGCTTCCCTGGGACCCTGGGCGCCCATCAGGGTGACGGCCCCGTTTTCTCCCACTCCTTCCCGATGGTCGACGCTGGCAAGCGATCCAAGCGGAGCGTGAGCGCCTACTGGCCGGCTCGGCGGGTAGTGGTGGACGTGGTTGAGCGCGACATGATGTTGGACACGGCCTGGAGCGAGCTACTCCGCGCCTGTCTTCAGATGGAGGCCGAGCCGCAGTACGTCGTGCTCACGAATCAGCGGGACCTGCGCCTTTACGATCTGGCCCGGGACCGGTCGCAGCCTCGGCTGAGCATCGCGCTCGACGAGATCCCCAAGTACAGCGAGGCCTTCCCGTTCTTCGAGGCCGATTGGGTTCCGGGCACCACGCCGAAGATCATCAACGTCGACAAGGTCAGCAAAGAAGTCGCTGAGCTCGTTGCCAAGGTGTACCGCGCGCTCAAGGCCAAGAACCCGGAACGCGGCGACGACGCGATCCGGTTCACGTTGCAGTGCATCGTCGCGATGTTCTCGGAGGACATCGGCCTCTTGCCCAAGGAGTACTTCACGACGCTCCTGTACCGGGCTGCCGAAGAGGGCAACGCGGAAGAGAAGCTCGGAGAGCTCTTTTGGGCGATGAGCTCTGACGAGGAGAACGTCACCGGAATCCCATTCTTCAACGGTGGCCTGTTTCGGGAGCCCGCAACGCTCAAGCTCGGCGAGGCCCCGCTGCGTGCCATTACCAAGGCCGCCGAGGCCAACTGGACCTTCGTCGATCCCCACATTTTCGGAAGCGTCTTCCAGGGCATCATGGACGACGACGAGCGTCACGCGAGCGGCGCCCATTACACTGCACGCGAAGACATCATGAGCGTGGTCGGGCCGACCATTGTTGAGCCCTGGCGCGAGCGGATTGCCTCCGCGAAGACGTTGAAGCAACTGAAGGAGATCCTCTCGGAACTTGGCAACTTCCGCGTGCTCGATCCCGCCTGCGGCAGCGGCAACTTCCTCTATGTCGCGTTTCGCGAGCTGTACAAGCTGGAAACCGAAGCTCTCTGCCGCGTTTACGAATTCGCTTCGGCGCAGAAGGGGAAGACCAAGGTCAGCTGGGCTTCCGCGATTCGAACGACCAACTTCTTCGGCATCGACGTCAATCCATTCGCCGTCGAGTTGGCAAAGACCACCCTGAACATCGCCAAGAAGATCGCATTCGAGGAGCGCAAGGCGACTGTCGTGGAGATGTTCGGACAGGGATTCTTGGAAGTTGATCCGTCGCTTCCACTCGACAACCTGGACGACAACATAGTCTGCAAGGACGCCTTGTTAATCGACTGGCCTCGGGCAGACGCGATCGTCGGGAACCCTCCGTTCCTCGGGATGCAAAAGATCCGCGAGGTACTGGGCTTCTCGTACGTCGAACGACTTCGAGAAGAGTTCCCTGGCGTAGCCGGAGATCTCTGCGTTTACTGGTTTCGGCGCGCGCACGAACACCTCACGGATGGAGGTCGAGCCGGATTGATTGGAACGAGTGGAATCCGAGTAGGGAAGGCCCGGGATGCTTCGGTAGGTTTTGTCGTGGCCAACGGAGGGTCAATCACCAACGCGGTTTCGACGAAAGCCTGGCCAGGCGACGCGGTGCTAAACGTCTCTGTTGTTAATTGGATTCGCGGAGAATCCTTTGGCAGAGCGAAGTTACAGATCCGCGGTGCCGTCCATCATGTCAGGCAGATTCATCCTCACCTCCAGCTGCACACGGACACCTCAGGTGCCTCGGTATTGCGTGCCAATCGCGACGGCACGTCACAGGGGGTTAACTTCGGAAGCCCCGGGTTTCAGATTGACGGTGCGCGCTTGAGCGCGGTCGACAAGGATGGGTGCGCCCGACCCGTCGCAACCGGGCGCGACATTTTGAGTGGAGCTGCCGCGACGCAACCGTCTCGCTGCGTCTGGCTTGCCTACGTTCCCACGCTCGACGCCGCGCGAACTCTATCAAGTGCAGGCGTGGCTCATCTTCGGGAGTGTGTCTTTCCAGCGCTCGAAGCACGAGCGAACGACCCCAAGGCTACGTCTCATTACACGCGCTGGCTCCGGAGATGGTGGCAGCCACGGGAACCTGCCAGCCAGTTCTTCCGAACGGCTTTGCAGGACTACAGACGACTCGCGGCCTGCGCGCGCGTCCAGGCACGCCCTATCTTCTTCATGGTCTCCACCCAGTTCGTTCCGAACGACTCGCTTCAGGTCTTTTCGGTCGACGACGATTACTCCTTCGGCGTAATCCAGTCATCGCTCCATTGGGCATGGACCAAGGCCAAGGGTGGTCGGCTCAAGAGCGACATTCGCTACACCTCGAAGGTATGGAAGACCTTCCCCTGGCCCCAGGAGCCTGCCCTGGCGGATGTCATCGCTGTCGGGCAAGCAGCCCAGCAATTCCGCGCAACGCGCGAGCGCCTGATGAGCGAGAATGGATGGTCCCTTCGTGAGCTCTATCGCTCCGCCGAGGTGGAGGGGCCGCACCCGCTGAAGACTGCTCAAGCTGAACTGGATGCGGCGGTGGAGGCGGCGTACGGCAAACCCGCGGACCAGGAGGGCACAGAATTTCTTCTCGAGATGAATATGGCGCTTGCCGAGGACGAAGCCGTCGGCGAGAAGATCCAGGGACCGGGCTTGCCCAAGGTGGAGGGTGCAGCTCTCGACTCAAAGGACCCGCGCTGGTTCAGTACCGACTGCATCGAGCCACCTCGACTTGAGGACGTCCTGGACGCGGAGCGGGCCCATGGCTGAGTCCGTCGCGGAGGTACCAGCACTGCGTGACCTGTGGGACGCCAACAAGAACGAGGAGTCAGCCACCGACGTGTTGGCCAAAAG
The sequence above is drawn from the Pseudomonadota bacterium genome and encodes:
- a CDS encoding N-6 DNA methylase; translated protein: MALRRFALRTAAGYRGRDRAESFARDLIGCFPGTLGAHQGDGPVFSHSFPMVDAGKRSKRSVSAYWPARRVVVDVVERDMMLDTAWSELLRACLQMEAEPQYVVLTNQRDLRLYDLARDRSQPRLSIALDEIPKYSEAFPFFEADWVPGTTPKIINVDKVSKEVAELVAKVYRALKAKNPERGDDAIRFTLQCIVAMFSEDIGLLPKEYFTTLLYRAAEEGNAEEKLGELFWAMSSDEENVTGIPFFNGGLFREPATLKLGEAPLRAITKAAEANWTFVDPHIFGSVFQGIMDDDERHASGAHYTAREDIMSVVGPTIVEPWRERIASAKTLKQLKEILSELGNFRVLDPACGSGNFLYVAFRELYKLETEALCRVYEFASAQKGKTKVSWASAIRTTNFFGIDVNPFAVELAKTTLNIAKKIAFEERKATVVEMFGQGFLEVDPSLPLDNLDDNIVCKDALLIDWPRADAIVGNPPFLGMQKIREVLGFSYVERLREEFPGVAGDLCVYWFRRAHEHLTDGGRAGLIGTSGIRVGKARDASVGFVVANGGSITNAVSTKAWPGDAVLNVSVVNWIRGESFGRAKLQIRGAVHHVRQIHPHLQLHTDTSGASVLRANRDGTSQGVNFGSPGFQIDGARLSAVDKDGCARPVATGRDILSGAAATQPSRCVWLAYVPTLDAARTLSSAGVAHLRECVFPALEARANDPKATSHYTRWLRRWWQPREPASQFFRTALQDYRRLAACARVQARPIFFMVSTQFVPNDSLQVFSVDDDYSFGVIQSSLHWAWTKAKGGRLKSDIRYTSKVWKTFPWPQEPALADVIAVGQAAQQFRATRERLMSENGWSLRELYRSAEVEGPHPLKTAQAELDAAVEAAYGKPADQEGTEFLLEMNMALAEDEAVGEKIQGPGLPKVEGAALDSKDPRWFSTDCIEPPRLEDVLDAERAHG